The genomic region GGAGTTGCGATTTTGGCAGCCATACGCACCGAACGGGTTACCCAGGTCCACCACTGGAATGAGGATTTGTTCAGTTTCCGCACCACCCGCGATTCGGCGTTTCGTTTTGAGAACGGCCAGTTCGTCATGATTGGTCTGCCGGTCAACGGTAAAGCGCTGCTGCGTGCCTACAGTATCGCCAGTGCCAACTACGAAGAAGAGCTGGAGTTTTTTTCGATCAAAGTGCAGCACGGTGCGCTGACCTCGCGTCTGCAGTCACTGCAGGTCGGTGACGACGTGCTGGTGTCTTCAAAACCGACCGGTACCTTGTTGCTTGATGATTTGCTGCCCGGCAAGCGTCTGTATCTGCTTTCTACCGGCACCGGTCTGGCGCCATTCTTGAGTTTGGTGCGCGACTTCCGCACTTACGAGAAATTCGAACATGTCGTCGTGTTCCATGGCGTACGCAACGTCAACGATCTGGCGTATTTTGAGTTCTTTACGGATCAATTGCCGAATGATGAATTGCTCGGCGATATGGTGCGCCAGCAGCTGAAATATTATCCCTGCGTTACGCGCGAGCCGTTTCACAATCAGGGCCGGGTGACCGATGCATTACCGAATCCGGCGTTCTATCAAAAGCTCGGTTTGCCAATGCTTGATCCCGAGCATGACCGATTGATGCTCTGTGGTAGCCCGACGATGCTGAAAGACACCGTAGCCTTGCTTGATTCGCGTGGTTTTAAAGCGTCGCCAGCGATTGGTGAACCGGGCGATTACGTGATCGAACGGGCATTTGTCGAAAAATAAAAATCTCAATCAATTGCCGGAGGGAATCATCATGAGTCAGCATCCATTTGTGCCATTGCCGCCACTGCCGTATTTTGATGATGAAACGCGTATCGCCCAGGCCAATGCGTTTTATCAGCAGCTGAAAAAGCGGCGCACTGTGCGCGAGTTTTCTGATGCCCCGGTGC from Permianibacter aggregans harbors:
- a CDS encoding ferredoxin--NADP reductase; the encoded protein is MAAIRTERVTQVHHWNEDLFSFRTTRDSAFRFENGQFVMIGLPVNGKALLRAYSIASANYEEELEFFSIKVQHGALTSRLQSLQVGDDVLVSSKPTGTLLLDDLLPGKRLYLLSTGTGLAPFLSLVRDFRTYEKFEHVVVFHGVRNVNDLAYFEFFTDQLPNDELLGDMVRQQLKYYPCVTREPFHNQGRVTDALPNPAFYQKLGLPMLDPEHDRLMLCGSPTMLKDTVALLDSRGFKASPAIGEPGDYVIERAFVEK